TGAAGTGCCAAAGGGAACCTGTAAAGGTTCGGTTCCCAATTCAGGCAATGACGGGTTGCCTGCTGCAGGCTTCTGCAAGTGCTGCAGAGAAACGCATCACGGACTCCTGCGTCGTGTCCCACGAACACATCAGGCGTGCACAGGAGCCGATAAACTCATAGAAGATCCATCCCTGGGCGCGGATGTCTGCTGCAACGTGAGGGGGCATGTCGACGAAAAGCGCGTTCGCTTCCGGCGGCCACATTACCTGTACGCCGGGAATGTCACGAATCTGCTCATAGAGCAGCGAGGTCATGGCGTTGGCGTTGGTCGCATTGCGCAGCCACACGTTGTTTTCAAGTAGTCCCAGCCAGGGGGCCGAGATGAAGCGCATCTTGGAAGCGAGTTGGCCTGCCTGCTTGACCCGGTAGGCGAAGCCTTCTGCCTGGGCGCGGTCGAAGAACACGATCGCTTCGCCGACGGGGAGTCCGTTCTTTGTGCCACCGAAGCAGAGCACATCGACTCCGGCCTTCCAGGTAATCTCTGCCGGCGAGACGCCGAGATGTGCGACGGCGTTGGCAAAGCGCGCACCGTCCATGTGCACCTTGAGCCCGTTCTCCTTCGCCACTGCGGTAATGGCTTTGATCTCGTCCACGCTGTAGACGGTGCCCATCTCGGTAGCCTGCGTGATCGTTACTACTTCAGGGCGAGGGTAGTGAATATCGTTGCGGCGATGGATGATTTCGAGCACGGAAGCCGGAGCCAGCTTGCCTGCGGGG
This genomic interval from Acidobacteriaceae bacterium contains the following:
- a CDS encoding low specificity L-threonine aldolase; translation: MAKGTTMQHFASDNYSGMCPEALEYLVRANNSDHEPSYGNDAWTARVCQAFRDLFETDCEVFFVFNGTAANALALASLCRSYQSVICHESAHVETDECGAPEFFSNGSKLLVGKGPAGKLAPASVLEIIHRRNDIHYPRPEVVTITQATEMGTVYSVDEIKAITAVAKENGLKVHMDGARFANAVAHLGVSPAEITWKAGVDVLCFGGTKNGLPVGEAIVFFDRAQAEGFAYRVKQAGQLASKMRFISAPWLGLLENNVWLRNATNANAMTSLLYEQIRDIPGVQVMWPPEANALFVDMPPHVAADIRAQGWIFYEFIGSCARLMCSWDTTQESVMRFSAALAEACSRQPVIA